ATAGATCGAGAGAAAATAGATTTTGTTCGGCTTTTTCTTAAGCGTGTTGTAATCAGAGTCCAGGGATGGATAGGAAGCTGCTTTGCCTTTTCCGCACGCAGTCGACGTCCTTTTCTTTCCACGTGGCACGCACTTAGCTGTTTCTTTATTCCCGGGTCAAGATCGGTTGACCTGAAAACGATGCCGTCTAGCTTTGCTCAATCAAACTTCCAACAAATTTGTCCGTTTCCTCCAAAGAAAGAATTAATGAAGGGATTcatgtaaataaataatttaatattaaatatatatttttataataatatctataaaatttgtatatatttatttaaaagttaaaatttcttttgtttttggaagtaagaaaaaaaatatcaaaatttacaattttaaataaaaaatttacaatttaattcctaatgaaatttattgattaatttttaaattttaaataatatataaaaatatttttaatattttaaaaaatttattaattaatttaccaattaattttagctattcatcattttactatttaatttttataattttaaaaaatttattaattaatcttttaaattttttaaaaaattattaattaattttactatttttttaaaaataattatattaataaaattttatcaaataaaaaaagatatgGTCTCAAACATAAATGATTATGTATGATAGATTTTTTAATCAAAGTATGAACATATAGAGtagtattaaaataaatttatgtaatagaaatatcagttttagagtttaataaaaatttacaattatttaaaattaaatttttatataagataatttagtAAAAATGCTTCTCAAACACCTGTCTAAATaactgcataagataatttgataaaaatactttttcttatttcttatttctgaagtataaatcattaaaatctttcgaataaaaccataaaaaagagtttctacgagataaaattCGAATAAAATTCTAAAACTGATGTCGTCATTGCGATTTTGAAAATTCATAATAACcgataaattttcatttaatattaTCTACCGAAATATtcgaattaataaaataaaaaaaataattataaaaacatattcatGACTTTTTCGCCTTAATAAAAAATCTCTATCTCAATTTTTATCTGTTGAGCGAGAAACAACAATTTtactataataaaaatattttaaatgttttattaatatttcggtcaataattttactataataaaaatattttaaatgttttattaatatttaataattaaattaataataaaattatttaataaatttgttcaaatattaaaaatataaatcaaacaAACATTAACGAAAAGTGTATAGCCTCTGCTTTCCAGTCTACACCACTATGCACAGAATCAGGCACAGCTCAGGCTGCCTTTGCGATCCCCCACGCGCATCCCCTCATCTATTCTTTAGTCCTAACAGAGACCTCATTTGTCTGTTTCTCTACTTGTCCTTTCTTTGgacaacaacaaaaaaaaatttgtgcTTTCTTGCTTACTCATTCTTCACTTCAACATCTTGCAGAACTCAATCTCTCTCTCTTCAGTTTCGTGATTCGCAACAGATTAATGGGTCTCTTCAAACGTTGGATTCTATGCTTTCTAGCTTTCAAGTTCTTTGTCCCAAAGCCTGTCTCCTCAAGCCCTGAAGCACTTGCTCAAATTCCTGTCGATTTCCTTGACCTCTCAAAAAAACCTGAGATTGCAGATTATATGATCGGTATTAGGAGGAAAATCCACGAGAACCCagaacttggttttgaagaattTCAGACCAGTAAGCTTATTAGAGACGAGCTTGACCATTTAGGCATCCATTATAAGCACCCAGTTGCTATTACCGGTGTTGTTGGCTATGTTGGGACCGGTGGGCCTCCTTTCGTTGCCATAAGGGCTGATATGGATGCTCTACCCTTGGAGGTcttatttgatttttcttttatatttatgcTTCAGTTTTAATTAGATCGTTGCTGATTTAGTTAAGAGAGAATTAGTGTTGTGAAGAATCATAGTTGAGATTCAATTGCAGGAGGCAGTGGAATGGGAGCACAAGAGTAAAGTTCCTGGTAAAATGCATGCTTGTGGACACGATGCCCATGTTGCAATGCTTCTTGGTGCTGCTAAGATGCTTCAAGAGCATCGCCATGAGTTACAGGTTTAATCttcttcaaattattttttttcaactgAAAATCCAATTTGTAATTCTATGTGTTTAGACGGTTGACTTCATAGATTTTTGGAATAATTTAACATTGCTGGTCCATTTACTTAATTGGGATGTTATTCATACAGTTCTGAAGATGGGAATTATATTCAACTACTGGGTGGAAATAGATGGTTGAATGATTTCATATGCTATGCAAAACACTCAGTAGATTGGGATTTTGTGAAACATTTAAAAATCCTGTGTTTGATTTATATAACTATGTGATCAGTTTCCATGCTTGTTCATGTTATTTTATTCAAATCTGGCCATGGATTGATCGTGGAATAAAAACTTCTTGTTATAGTGTGAACTTACCACAAACTTCCCATTTACTTGttggtgtgtgtgtgtgtggtcTTTTTGCTTCAAAAGAAGTTGGCATTCCTCTAAGGTAGAATTTGTCTTCTGAAGATTTCTAATTCCTTTATTTTGTGGTAAATAGTTGAATCTACATGTATCTGTCTCCTTTTAGATATAAATTCTTACTTTTTTGTTTGTAGTCTTTGGTCAAAAAGGTTATACCTTTTGGACTTATAATTCCATATGATgcttaattttcataattttatttgtcCTTCACAAGtaataataactaataaaattaaaatgttctAGTAGCATTCACCTTTTGTTTTAAGCAAAGGTGGTTGCTTTGTGGATCTACTAGTTGTACTGTTCTTACCTTGTGATGGTTTTTTTGAAGCCATTGCATACTGTTCACATACTGttttttcttcccttttttAAAACACCTCCCCTTCTGAAAAAAAAGTTGTGCGTCCCATCTTTTCCTTGCAAGTCATATTATTTTGACTTGACCTGATGTTAAATAGTCAGGTCCATATGATTATTCAAATGATGAAAAATTAGTTTTTCTGGAGTTGCAAAGAGCGGGATATATCCAGGATTGTTAAATGCAGGAAGAAACAGCAAAGGGCAGACATAATGCCCTGTACTAATTAAGTTTCCTTCCACTGGCTTCTTTTCTGGTAAATAAGTATTTAATTTCACATGTGGAAGTTTAGGGTGTTTAATGGCAAGCATGTGTCAAACATGTAATACACAGGCCGATGAGGTCTTTTGCTGGAGTCAAGCTTATAGGCTATCAGTGGCATATTTCTCATCATCTTAGCTAACAGTGGCGTATTTCTCATCATCTTATCTGCATTAAGGTCTTTGGTGTGGAGCTGTTATTCTGAAGTTAATAGGTTTTGATTATTCACTTAGAAGCTTCCTATGGCTTGAATTTTTCATTCTACCTTTCATGGGGTCATATGACACCGATAAAAGTGTAAAAGCTGTTGGATTCCTACATGGACTGCATGATTGGGAAGAAATCTGGCCACTTGTTGTAAGCAATTTTACTGAGATGCATGAATTTTCTGGACTACTTTGGCTAGTCTGTGTCTAAAATACCTAAAACGCCCTCATGGATCCAACATTAGTCCTTTCTTTTAGCTTGCAGTTTATCTGGTTTCTCCTAGCTCACGAAAGAGAGATTACACTGAACTGGATCAATGGATTCTGGTGTTCTGAAAATTTTCAATCATGATTTGTTTCATCACAAATATTCACTTATTGCTTAttcatcattttcttttctACATTGATAACCTTAGCTTAGATAAGGAAGAGGTAAGAGAGCCTTGTGGATAATGTGGTAAAATTCATAATGAAGTCTGATACAacagataaaattaattattcctAATGAAGTCTGATAACAACAGATACAATTAACTATCTGAAGGCATGCCTGTATAGAAAATTTCAAATAAGCTATAAGCAAATCATCTTCCAAAAACATTTGcccttcttttttccttttggaTTTCCCCCTCCATTATAGAGGTAGCAACTACAGTATCTGACCAAAATCTTGTATATCATGAGATTATTGTATCCCTTCTTTATGCATTACTTATGAAATTCAGTACTGTAGACCCGGATTCAGTTTTATGTGTCATTATCTTTAGTAATCGGTAGTGTAGAATGCCCATTTCTCTTTCAAAATGAATTTCTTGATTATTTCTTGTTGTTTTGACAGGGTACAGTTGTTCTTATTTTCCAACCAGCTGAGGAAGGCCAAGGGGGAGCCAAGAGAATGCTGGATGCCGGAGTCCTCAAGGATGTCGATGCCATCTTTGGAATACATGTTTCTACTCTGTACCCTATTGGTACAGTTGCATCCAGAGCTGGTCCCATAATGGCAGCAAGCGGTTTCTTTGATGCAGTGATAAGTGGAAAGGGGGGACATGCTGCCATTCCCCAGCATTCAATAGATCCTATTTTAGCAGCTTCCAATGTGATCGTTAGTTTGCAACACCTGGTTTCACGTGAAGCTGATCCGTTGGATTCACAGGTTGCATCTTTTTCTCACAcagttatgcatgtttgtatATGCACATGTTGCCTTTTTTAATTGCCCCTTCCCCTCTTTTATTTGGAATGTTTCTAATTAATCTCTTTCGATATATTATCCTTTTAGTTGTCTCCAAGTCATTTTTCTACCCCAACCATTTATATTATGATGACTGAATATTTGTTGATGCCAACCTCAAccattttttttactaaaagtGTTGGCCTTCATGCCCTTCTCTCTCTATTTATtcagtatttttaaattaatttttaagataattATTTTCCATAGCATTAGTCTTTGGCCTAGGTTATTTGGACTCGGATACGGGTGTTAGAAATGGGCGCATATCCCTATGTCTGACTTGTCAAGTTTCTGATAGAAAATACGAAGATGTAGAGCTAAGTTTAGACATGGGTGTTTGGATACATTGtgttatataaaataaactagaattttaaaaaaatataaagttatatagtaataattatagTCTAAATAGATGATCAAATACAACTaaatatatcattaaaaatacaaccaaataactatttttatctaaatactgctctataaaattattcatgaaTGTCACTCAAGCGTCCGAGTGCGGACATGAATATGTGTTGGACACATATTCCTTGTTGATCCCATGAAGTGTCGTGTTGACACGGATACGGCATGTTAACATCAAGAGTCGGAGTATTTGAGCTCTTAGCTATCAAATGTGGAATGCCTATTGATGACATATAGCACTTCTGTGATATTCTTGTGCAATGCTTTCTCATATGATGGCCTGTGCCTACTCTCTAACTGCGTAATAAGCTTTGCCAACATGAACAATATATTTGCAGGTAGTAACAATTGCAAAATTCCAAGGCGGTGGTGCATTCAATGTCATTCCTGATTCTGTTACTATTGGTGGAACATTTAGGGCATTTTCCAAAGAGAGCTTTATTAAACTTAAACAACGAATTGAAGAGGTACCTTTCCTATATGCTACTGCTTAGTGGCCCCATTTTTGCAATGAGGTTATTTCGGTGTTTTAATGTTCTGTACTGTTGCAGCCATAATCATAAAAGGGTTTGCACTCACGGCTTTTCATTCTCTTACAACTCAAATGACAGGTTATCACAAAACAGGCTAGTGTTCAAAGGTGTAATGCCACTGTCATTTTTAACACAGATGAGAGACCCTTTTACCCAGTGACAGTAAATAATGAAGAGTTGCATGACTTCTTTGTAAATGTTGCATCGGACATGCTGGGTGCCCAGAACATCAAAGAAATGCAACCAGTGATGGGAACAGAAGACTTCTCCTTTTTCGCGGAGGCAATTCCTGGATATTTCTTCTATGTTGGTATGAAGAATGAATCTCAAGGACCACTTGCGCTGGGTCATTCACCTCATTATAAACTGAATGAAGAGGCACTTCCTTACGGGGCAGCACTGCATGCATCTTTAGCAACAAGTTACCTTCTGAAAAATCAATTGGAAGCCAAATTATTGAAGGGAAATTTGCATGATGAGTTATAAGGTATTTAAGCCAGATAGATGAAAATTGGTAGTAATGCCTTAAAGCATTGTCCAATTGTTGGCAGAACATCAGAAACTGTTTCACCtgtaaatttgaataaaagttAATTTACAGAGCATGTGTTGACTGTGCATTAGCATATTTTGTCTTCTGTTGTCTTGTTCTGCTTGAACAactttgaaaatattttctttaaatgaGCTCTCCTCTTTCTCATTATTGTCATTGTTAAGATTTTGTGAATGCAAAATAAACGTGTCCATATTCTGATCATCCATAGATTGCTTGATTTTCTTTTAGCTATATTTAAGTAGAAGTATCACTTGTAAAGAGAGGGCAATGAGTAACTTTAGCCCTCTGTATAGAATCGAGAATTttgataagaatttaatttaatttatttattttttaaaaattattttgtttggaATGAAGGAATTGTTAATGATATTTGTGGTATGCCGAATAAGTAGTTATGGGTTAATGAGCTCTCCCTTGTCTCATTATTGTCAGAATCTCcatgttgattttttattgttgACTGAATAAAGACGAAAAGAGAGAAACTCAAGCTATGGAgcagttaaaaaataatttaattattttgatatttttatataattaaattaaatttattttaatgctTTTAACTAGTATCTCATTCAACTGCATTTTGACTGTAATGCTAAAGAGCCTAAAAAACTACACATGAACAGCTATATTAGACATCAAGCGGCCTCCGTTCTTTCCTTGATGTTCATGTTCATCAACTGACGGTGCCGTTTTGCCACCTTCAGTTAATCTTATAATTGAATTTGCCCCACTGTTCAGGAGATGGGGAAAGAAAAGAAGTGACTCCACTAATAAACATTGTTTGTTGGGCATAAAAGGGAAGAACTTGCAAATTGTAATCCTAGAATCCTGCCAACTGTACTTATCTCGAGCATGCAGCCTCCGCTTGGAAATGCATTTTGGTTATTGTGGCTTATCCTAGCTATATATAAATTCGTTCTAAAAGGATAGTATATGGTtaactacttttttttttccccttttcttttcttgtagAGAATGAAGGGAATAAAGACTCAAACCTGAATTTGCTGACAAGTAAGATACCTTTAGAACAAAACCAGTTTATACACATATAGAATAGATAATCCAGAAAATCCAAATCTACAATTTATGCATTTCTTAGTTTAGAACGAGTACAATGAGTTCCTTGTTtccataataagagaaattcaAACAAAGCCAATTAACTTTTTTTCCGCCTCTGTTATCACAAAATTGCAAACAATCAATCCTAAGAAATTCAAATCTCAACTCCTTTTTAATTTCCAAAAATCCCACTAagttttcctacacaaaatttGTGTGTCTAGTGTTTAGTGATAGTattgaaattaaatcaaaatattattttttattattcgataattattttttctataataatatataataatttaattaataaatattaaaagactACTCTACCTAACGTCTAACATTGGACCCAAGTAAGATTTGGCCACCACTAGTTTTTATTGTTTGCAGTATATTAAAAGATGCAACtaattaactttaaaaataatttatattttctatcaattttttattaatttgtaatTTACATCAATACTTAAATAATATTCATTTATATTATCATTTTGTATTTAATGGTattattcatttatattttttattgtcattttatatttaaaagctAATTCAACATTTATTTTGTAGCACACATTTTTACTTTGAATCACTATATAAACAACTGACTGCTACTGAATCACTAGTCAATCACTATATAAACAACTGCCTGCTACTGAATCACTGTATAAACAACTAACTGCTAACAACTAACCACTACTCATGCAGCTAACAGCCATTGAAACTACTAATATACCAAACATGGCCTTCATAGAGGCACACGGGCACATGCTTCCCGAGCGCATAAGCTCACTCAACAAAACCGTACAAATGTTGAAAGCACTAAATTTGCACAAAAAAGGTGCAGCAGTTCTCTGATATAAGTGATAAAATCCTCGAATTCTTCCTTTACCTTTGTTAGGGAGAGTGCAAAAAATCTAAATGAAGATGAAAATGCCTAAAATCAAAACCAACCAGACTTTGATAGTTGAGATAGGTCATTCAAGAAGCCCATAACAAAATGCAGTATAATAGAATTACGAAACAAGTTGTACCATCCCAATTAACAAAAAGAGCGTATCCTCAACATAGTTTGAGacataatataaaaaactcAACACAGTAACACAATAAAAAGATTATCCAACCTCCCAACATCAACCTCCACCTACATAACTACTAACTTCAATAATCTTGTCACACTTTACTTCTCAGATGAGTTGGGCCCTCTCTTCTTGCCGAATCCCACAACTGCAAATTAACAAGAGTCAAACCAAAACTTTAAAACCGTGTTGCAAATAATCCAGAACAGAAACTCAATTTTGATATCAAAATTCTGAACTGTAACCAAGTTTTCCTGGTAGCAAGTAGGATAAATACAAAACTCAAACACAACAAAGGTTTTCAGAACCAAACattattttcaaaagaaaaatgcTGTTTAAAAGAAAGTGCATATAAGAATTCAGGAAACAGAAAATCACGGATAATTGAAACATGCCAGAATCCTTTTTTTccaatttaaagaaaatattgcTACTATGGTTTGCAAATACCAGTTCTATAACCCCTCCCctaacccccccccccccaaaaaaaaaaaaaaaagattgaaaTGCGGCGAGAAGCATCACATGAATACTCAATTTTCCTGTTCGCGAGATAGGCAAACAATACTAAACTTATTCTATTCCAATTAATTTTACAATGCATCGAATCCAAGTTTCCCCTTTGTAAGGGAAGAAAAACGATACCGCAAACTTATTCCCTCACAATGAAATTAACAATCGAATACCTTaggatatatatacatatatatagaaAGATGGATAGAGGAGAGATTACCTGCGGTGACAAAGCGGCGGTTGTATTGCATCCTCTTGTAGGCGCGGCCGCGTGGCCTCTTCTTTTTGTCCTGCTTTGCGACTTTAGGAGTTTGGCCTCTCACCTTACCAGCACGAGCCAGAGATCCGTGAACCTTACCTGCGAATCAAATATCCACCATTAGAAAACGATGACTGTTAGCTTCAACTATAGAAGAAAAACAAAAGCCAGATGAACTGAGCAGTAAGGTACTCGAGCTTTACCCATGGCAACTTCCTGAACTGTTCTTGCTGCTGCGCGGTTGCTGTTGCCTGTTGCTCTCTAGCTCGATCCAATGATACGGAGcgattaatagaaaaattaggGTTAGGTTTTTGGCAGGCTAATATAGAGAGACACAGTGGTGTGAGCCGACTTTAGATATCATGGGCTGGGTTGCCCATTAGAATACTGCTCGTGCTGGATAGGCCTGAATTTAAGGCTCACCTCAGCCGAATCAAGGCCTCGCATTCTCGTAAACCTTTTCCAAAACTCTCTTCTACATTTATATATACCTagatagaaaaataattaatctaataaaaataatttcatgattttacaatgatatatatatatatatatatatatatttatttatttatttatttatttataatttttatttattttatttttatatatatcaaaaaaataaattttttattaactttttaaattatactcattttaaaatattaaattttattaaatattaaaaaatatttttaaaaatttattaaaaataaaataaaataaagcaaaataaaacaataataataatttatttatatattattatagtataaaaaagaaaatgaataatatgtttaaaataattaaaaaaattataattatttataattttattaaaatatatttatgatataaattttggaaaaaaaaagtttctaaCGGGTCAACTTTCCTTGG
The genomic region above belongs to Manihot esculenta cultivar AM560-2 chromosome 3, M.esculenta_v8, whole genome shotgun sequence and contains:
- the LOC110612160 gene encoding IAA-amino acid hydrolase ILR1-like 4 yields the protein MGLFKRWILCFLAFKFFVPKPVSSSPEALAQIPVDFLDLSKKPEIADYMIGIRRKIHENPELGFEEFQTSKLIRDELDHLGIHYKHPVAITGVVGYVGTGGPPFVAIRADMDALPLEEAVEWEHKSKVPGKMHACGHDAHVAMLLGAAKMLQEHRHELQGTVVLIFQPAEEGQGGAKRMLDAGVLKDVDAIFGIHVSTLYPIGTVASRAGPIMAASGFFDAVISGKGGHAAIPQHSIDPILAASNVIVSLQHLVSREADPLDSQVVTIAKFQGGGAFNVIPDSVTIGGTFRAFSKESFIKLKQRIEEVITKQASVQRCNATVIFNTDERPFYPVTVNNEELHDFFVNVASDMLGAQNIKEMQPVMGTEDFSFFAEAIPGYFFYVGMKNESQGPLALGHSPHYKLNEEALPYGAALHASLATSYLLKNQLEAKLLKGNLHDEL
- the LOC122723196 gene encoding 40S ribosomal protein S30, producing the protein MGKVHGSLARAGKVRGQTPKVAKQDKKKRPRGRAYKRMQYNRRFVTAVVGFGKKRGPNSSEK